AGGCCACTTCTATATTCTAGGCAATATgtgatgagaacctgaacttGGGTAGTGGCCATATTagtgatgggaaaaaaaagaatgctttgagAACTgtggacaagacttggcaattgattagataCAGTGGGTGAACACAAATGAGGTgtcaaggatgactctgaggaAGATGATATGAATGAAATATGGAAGTTCAGGAGAAATTTGGGATGGGAGGGAAACATCATGAGCACCACCATGGACAAGTTGGATTTGAAATAGCTTTGGGACAtccatttgaaatgtccaaaaggtgGTTTGGATTTGGGAATGGAAGTCTGGtaattatatgcatgtatgcatatgatACCtaagtgtacatatatgcattcatgtatatacatacatgcatatgtttcTATGTACTTTGCATTAAGTTtgcataaacatttatttactaaAATGTGAACATGTCGTTATCCCCAGGAGCCTTTAAATTTCTTAAAGGTTTgggctatttcacttttgtatttgtatccccagaaagTTGCACAATGTCagaaacacagtaggtgcttagtaaattttGGTTGATTGCTTCTAGGACAAAGAATAAAGAACTGATTTAAAATTTATAAGACCGAGAACCATTTCTTGATTGATAAATGATGAAAGACATAACTAGGAagagcaagggaaaaggggaactGTGACGTTGAAAATTGATACCTCACTTTATTCTGTATTATTGACATCAGGGTCTATAAGATAGTTTGTCTCTTTTATAAGAGGTTAACTTCCCAATTTCTCTGGGCTACAGCCCTGCCTCATTGAGTCAATGTGGTCATAAGATGTTGTGCCTGGTCACAACTAGCACCAGATGATTCTGGTGGAGGGGGTTGCCTAAAATAGGACTTTCCAGAGGATGTTGACTCactttctgttttcctcattGCCCTGGACTTTGGAAACACCCTTTTACAAGTCAGCATGATTATGCCAAATATAAGTCCACCCTACCCCCTCACTTCTCCTCAACTATAGACAAACCACAATCTTAGGTTAGCATCACTGAATCTTATGTAATCAACTGTGTAAAAGACTGCTCTTTCTGCTGTAAGGAGTCTCTGGTCATTGAGGGGCCATTGACCTCTATTGCTGGCAACTTCCAGCCTTGCAAATAAATAGATTATGCTAAAAAATTGTGTCTAAGTTTCTCTTCATCACCGATTTTTATGATGATAAAACTTTTCTCAAGGGAAAAAATCCAAGCTATGAATAGAGAGCTATAtgagaaaaaatgttctaaatcaccaataattagagaaatgaaaattagagGATGTAAAATTCCACATAACATCTGCCTTATtggcaaagcaggaaaatgacaaatatgatagGGTCCATGGAAAGCAGGTGCATTCATGTACTGCTATCATAACTCTGAAGTTATACAGCCACCTGGAacgaaatttggaactatattaCCAAAAGTATTAAATTGTGCATACTTTGATTACAGGGCCTATActcacagaaataaaagaaagaggaaaagtgctTATGTGTAAAGTCATTTGTGGCAGATCTGTTTTTTGGGactgaagaactggaaactaattggtttcccataaaatggagaacaaatgatggtatatgaatgtaatagaatatgacTGTGCCGTAACAACATAGGATACAGTGTCAGAGAAACTGGGAAAGATGTGTGTAAACCGAtgaagaagaaagtaagaaaaactaACGTAACAATTTCTAAAATAGCAATAACCAGGGACACAGGAGGGGCTTAGTGAAACAGTAGTCGGGCGGGGGGGAAAGATGGTGGCTATGTTGGCACTGTGGCTGGAGAAGCAGAAGTATTTCTGCCAAAGGTATTTGTTCTTGTTCCCACAATGATAcaaagcagagggaaagaagaaacttaCTCCAGGGCAGGAGCAAGACTTGTGGTCAACAAATTTCTCTTACATTCCACCTTGATAAACAGAAGTATTGGAGGTGAAGAGAAACAAtcactattttttccccttttctatctggtacataattaaaagaaaaaataaatcataaaaaataaatagcaatAGCACTGCTAATACAAGAAATTTTGAAACAATTAAGAACTTTGATCATCCAAAAGACCGATGATGATTTGACACCAGTGGTGATAAAGAATTGTACCCATCTTCTAACAGAATAGTGATGAACCAATCATATAGAATGTGACGCACAATTTTTGTAGATGCCCAACGTTGGGATTTGTTTAGATTGACTTTTTCAAGTTACGAAAAgagtttgcaatttgtttgtttatttccagGGGAACatggcagagagacagaaagtaaATACATgctaaatgggaataataaaatttaatttaaaatagtgGCTAATTAGGACTGATGGATTAATATAGTCTATgtctttatctgtcaaataaagTAGTCTAGCTATGTGATTGGTAAGATTGTTTCTGGTTCTATTTCTGTGACTTCATGTCCCCACCTACTCTTTTTGGGGTAAGGATTTCCCCAAAACTCTCTGGAATGCCCCCAACACCTCTTTATTCCTCAGGCTATAGATGATGGGGTTGAGCATGGGAGTGAGGATGGTGTAGAAGACAGCCAAGTTTTTGTCCTCTTCTGGGGAATGCAAAGATGGGGGCCttaggtatgtatatacaaatgggGCATAGTAGAAGGAGACCACAGTCAGGTGGGTAGAACAGGTAGTGAAGGCTTTCTTCCTCCCCTGTGATGAGCGCATATGATGGACAGCATAGAGAATTCGACCATAGGAGGCCATGATGCCAAGGAAAGGGACTAAAAGAAACAGATTGGTGCTGAACATCACTGTGTAATCATAGGCCCAGGTATCTATGCAGGCCAGAGGCAACATGGCTGGGATATCACAAAAGAAATGATTAATGATTCTGGACTTGCAATAAGGCATAGAGAGTATATACACTGTATGGAAAATGGAATTGATGGATGAAGAGACCCAAGACACAGCAATCATTAGCAAGCACATTTTCTTGTTCATGAGCATAGGATAATGGAGGGGGCGACAGATGGCCACATAACGGTCAACGGCCATAGATGCCAGGAGTAACCCTTCACCAGCAGCTATGAGTAAAAAATGGAAACTTTGGAATCCACAAGCCACCAAAGAAATGGAATTGTCTCCAGACAGGAAGTTGACAGCCATCTTGGGAACTATACTGCAAATGTAAATGAGGTCCATGAGGGAGAGCTGACTGAGCAGGAAGTACATGGGGGTGTGGAGGTGGTGATCCAGCCAGATGAAGAGAATCATGCTTGAGTTACCCAGGAGGGCAATTAGGAAGATGAAGACAaccaggaggaagaagagcaggccAGTTTTGGTTGGGGGAAAAAGCCCCAGTAAGAAGAAACCAGTGATGGTGTGATTCCATTGTTCCATAAGAGGGTATTTCTGGAACTGttttcctgtaggataaaatgagggaatggaaAGAAACTGCTGAGGAGCCCTTTGGTTTCTTCTAGTATCTCCCTATTCATGCACATCAACAATGATTCTCTATTCTGATGCCTTGATGTTTCAGCAGCTAGGTAGAATATTGGATAAGAacactggagccaggaagatctcacttccaatttggcttcagacatttgctacctgtgtgactctgggaaaggcACTTAGCCTggttgtgcttcagtttcctcacctgtgaaatggagagAATAACAGCATCTATTCCATAAGATAATTACTTTTGTAACATATTGCAGTGCTTTGAagaccttaaaacactatgtaaatgtttatcaattttgttgttgttgttgttgttgtggcagCTATCTGGCACAGCGGATAAAATGGTGAGCCTGAgcttaggaagatctgagtttgaatctggcctcagacactgactacctcagtgaccttgggaaagtcatttcactttgttGACCCTAGTTTCtgcatgtgtaaaatgagctggaggaggaaatggcaagccactgcagtatctttgccaagaaaaccccaaatggggtcacaaagagttggacacgaataTAAACAACTAAGCAACAAACTGTATTAATCCCATCTTATTCCCTACTCTGAATAATTGTCATTACTGATTATTAGTCATAAGGGAATAGAGATTGGACTTGACGTACTCATTACATACGTGTGATATGGACCAGAGAAAGTTGTCATGATGATTCAACAGATCCCTGTGGATTATTGCTATAGTACAAGCTGGCCCTCTGTAGATTTGCATTCCCAGAGGTTAAGGCTACCTAAACAGAACACCATAGGTACTGGACTGTGAAGTACTCTGTGAACAGCAATGATGTTTCTCCAGTTAAAAAAACAGTGGTGTGATAGAACCCTTGGGAGCCACAGGACTCTGGTTTGGTAAGTCTCTGGTCATCTGGCATCATCTGATCTCTCTGGCCCTCACCAATTTTGCAGATGCCAAGATACCTGACCTGGTAAAAGGGACACTGGACTGAGAGATTTCGATTTTGCAGCCTCATTAAATGCAAGAAAGTGTACAGCTTGATAGACTTCTAGAACGTGAGGAGTGTCATCCCATTGGTCTATGCATCAAGAGGACTGGGGATCTGCTTACTGCTTTTTAACTAGCAAGTTGTCATGGGGGCAGATCCCTTTAGTACTCCAGGAGCCATCTTGGACATGTCTTAGGAAGGAATTGGATTGTGTGGCATCTACACAATGAGTATTTGCTCAGCAACCCCTCTTCACATCAGGCTTTGTATATTCTCTTCCATGTATTTGTAAATGTGTAACAATCTGCTCTCTGAAAAATAGACTATGGTTCAAGTTGATCTGCACTATTGACatgttctccatcactttcttaagcttaaaacaacaatgaaacaaaCCAATCCCCTGAGCTTTGATGTGGAGCttctgctgatttctgaggtgtgaatgtTCACACTGAAGAGTTAACAATGGGAGCCAGCTCCAGCACACCCTAAGCCATCTTTCCTCAGGAAGTCTTCTCATCCTTCAGGGGCCAGGCAATGCTCCAGTCCCTCCACGCTTTCCTGTCTATCCTGCTTCACCTAGATTTCTGCCATTCTGAGCTCACACTCTACCTAGAGTCAATACCAATTGCTTTAAATACTGTAGTTTTCCTTCCTCAAAGTAGCAGTATCTTCCTTGAGGGCACAAAACTCTCCTTTTGCTTCTCCAAATGCTCCTACCATACCTGCTCCTATAATACCatgttatttatacatatatgtatatatgtacacacacatacatagcatttatatatgtatttatatatcacattaattcataaaattaatttataatatttttatattatatagcatttatatactgcttttaGGTTTGAATAGTGctgtgcaaatattatctcatttttatcatcacaacaaccctgtgaggtaggtgctattattatgcgtTTTTTACAAATGGGACAATTGAGGCCTAGAacaattaagtcacttgcctatggtcacacagccggtaagtACCAGAGTATCTGTTAGATATATCATAGATATAGATGCACAAacaaacacatgtatatttaCAGCTCTAACCCACATCAAGGAGTCCAACCATttctgcataattccaaattcattTTAACCCCATAGAattcaaagcattatataatgtATCATTTATTATGGTATTTCTGTTGTGAGGAGGCATCTTATTTTGAGATCTGAAAACATATTCCATACTTGAGATGGCACCTTCCAATGTCTTTTTCCCTAGGAGTTGAGTCATACTGACACAAGGGTGTTAATTCCTTGAATCTAAACAAATACCTATGTTCTGGGTAAAAGAGTATGACTACACTCTGACTCAAATTTCCATGTTTATAGCTATTATTcccttgaaaagaaaagaaaaataaactcaaaaataTGTTACCTAAGAAAGCATTTCCTATGGAATAAGGATTACTGAGAAAGATGGGAGTTAGTCAGGATGCAGGTAGGGTTAGATCAACATCTTATGCCAAGACCACAGTAAACTGAAACAGACGGATGATctcaacatttttgttgttgtttatccttcattctcaaagaggaccatgacatcagggagatggtgCCGTGACaggcaagtgagttggatttaagtaagggagggctggcaaagttaccagcctcactttctccaccagagccatctgggttcagtggccagataaaTATCAGCGCAACTGGAgttggcccaggatgtagtgggggACTTTGACCTTTTCAAGCTAAAGTTTTTAACAGAAATCAATCAGAGTGAAGCAATGGCCACTCAGTGATTAAGGTTAAATGAGaagtgaggcagagaatggcctctttacctagtaaaaaaaaaaatcaatctgggagaagaagaccttcagggtttctggccaagacagaaacaattgctatttacattcactctaagccaatCCTGGCCCAAACAGTGACTAAATGGAGATTATCCTGGacttattgttggccaatcagcgagagccagagtgatttaggtTGAAACCTTGCAAGGTATCTTGCAGTTTACAAGCTacatttctttctaaatattaataaaaacccCAACATACCATAAACCAGTTCAATTAACATTCACGGTTACTTCTGGGGAGTGAATTCTTAACTAAATAAAAGTAGAAGCGATTGCCAAGGATAATTTCAgctacatgaaattgaaaagccttTAAACAGAGATCATGAAAACTGTTCTAAGAAGGTAAGTGAGTTTTTTCAACCagaaaaaatatctttgtataAGAAGCTATTATGAGGCACTGATATATATAATGAACGACAGGCACATATAAgaccaaaagtcattccccaatagataggtagtcaaagaatataaagaaatagttttcaaaaataGTATTTTAGCCTATGAATAACTACATTAATGAATACTGCCAATCACTAATATTAAGAGAAacacaaactaaaaaaaatcctgaggtttcatctcatagtcagaaaacagaaagatgacaaaagataggaatTACCAATGTTAGAATGGCTGTGGAAAGATGGACACACAAACGCATTGTTGGTAGGGCTGTGAATTGATCCTACCATTGGAAAGCCAGATGGAGTCATGCAAACTAGGTGACTAAGGGTTCATACTCTTTGAATCAGAGACTTCATGGGTAAGAAAACACCTGAAGGGGGTCAATGACAAACAGAGCTCCTATATACACTAAATGATTTATGGCAGCATGTTTTATGGTGGACAAGATTTTTTGAGGGGGCAGATAATATCCCCCAGTTTGGGAATGAATAAACAAGTTctgatacatgaatataatggggTATTATTAttctgcaagaaatgatgagtgtgataaaacagagaaacatggaaagagctAAACAACTGATgagaagtgaagtaagcagaatgaagaaaaacaatatatacaatgacttcaacaacagaaattaaatgaactACAAAACAGTTGAAACTAGTACCAAAGTTAGTTCCACAGATGGGGCACTTTGAGTGTAGGACACTGCAAATAATGTCTGACTTTTTCCTGTATGTTCAAGCTTTAttgactttttattcttcattttaattctcTTATAAAGAATGGCTCTTTTTACATTGTAAAATGtaggtaatgtaaaaataaaaaagcattaaaacagagaaaatgaaatcatattctACATTGCAACCTTGCCAAACTTGAAGAACTGAGTAGAGGAAAATatcttttagaaaaataataaagaaatacaaCAGACATATCTCCCCCATTTCTCTCTGTTCTGAGATTTTACTGTGATATTTTTACTTGGAAACATCCAGGGTTTCATTGATACAGGCAGTGGAAATTAATTTCCATTCTTGAGACCTTTGTTTCAAGTTCTTATAATGTCTGGATAGAACCATTGCTTCGTCAAATTGTCCATCTATTGTCACTGCTTGCTACCCCACCAACCCATCATTAAAGTTTGTTTTTCATAGGTCTAAGACTTTAGACTCTAAGACATGGTGAACATCATCGACAAACTAGCTTAGGTCCACATTCCATTTGTAGC
This Trichosurus vulpecula isolate mTriVul1 chromosome 2, mTriVul1.pri, whole genome shotgun sequence DNA region includes the following protein-coding sequences:
- the LOC118839726 gene encoding olfactory receptor 2L3-like, which produces MEQWNHTITGFFLLGLFPPTKTGLLFFLLVVFIFLIALLGNSSMILFIWLDHHLHTPMYFLLSQLSLMDLIYICSIVPKMAVNFLSGDNSISLVACGFQSFHFLLIAAGEGLLLASMAVDRYVAICRPLHYPMLMNKKMCLLMIAVSWVSSSINSIFHTVYILSMPYCKSRIINHFFCDIPAMLPLACIDTWAYDYTVMFSTNLFLLVPFLGIMASYGRILYAVHHMRSSQGRKKAFTTCSTHLTVVSFYYAPFVYTYLRPPSLHSPEEDKNLAVFYTILTPMLNPIIYSLRNKEVLGAFQRVLGKSLPQKE